The Eurosta solidaginis isolate ZX-2024a chromosome 4, ASM4086904v1, whole genome shotgun sequence genome includes a window with the following:
- the LOC137248101 gene encoding putative nuclease HARBI1, producing the protein MFSATSVAFYINEEIDESRIEAIERRKLRDASNPLEMNSTLFQSNFRLSKEAFMYVLTEVEGSFRARKNRTSIPNILKVCATLRFLAQGSYQQSVGNEALVGLAQPTVSIVLTETLNALQRALCSKWIKSRYTEEEKRRAKRNFFSTSGIPGVIGCIDGTHVKIVAPEKGLQHLYYCRKGYFSINAMIMCDVLMNIKYVNAKHPGATHDSMVFQMSALKPQLEAMYDRGEANTWLLGDAGYALTPYLFLTEMPTKVP; encoded by the exons atgttttctgcAACCTCTGTTGCCTTTTACATAAATGAAGAAATTGACGAAAGTCGGATAGAGGccatagaaagaagaaaattgagagatgcttccaatcctcttgaaatgaactctacgct cTTTCAGAGTAATTTCCGTCTTTCAAAAGAAGCTTTCAtgtatgtcttaacagaagtgGAAGGCAGTTTTCGCGCCCGAAAAAATAGGACATcgatcccaaatattttgaaagtttgtGCCACATTAAGGTTTCTTGCCCAGGGATCATATCAACAGAGTGTTGGAAATGAGGCTTTAGTTGGATTAGCTCAACCAACAGTTTCAATAGTGTTGACGGAAACACTAAATGCCTTACAAAGAGCACTCTGCAGTAAATGGATCAAATCGAGGTATACAGAGGAAGAAAAAAGGAGagctaaaagaaatttttttagtacaAGCGGGATTCCAGGCGTAATCGGATGCATTGATGGTACACACGTCAAGATTGTGGCACCGGAGAAAGGTTTGCAACATCTTTATTACTGTCGGAAGGGATACTTCAGTATAAATGCAATGATA ATGTGCGATGTTTTAATGAATATTAAATATGTCAATGCCAAGCACCCAGGGGCCACACATGACTCCATGGTTTTTCAAATGTCAGCGCTAAAGCCACAGTTGGAAGCAATGTATGATCGTGGTGAAGCTAACACTTGGTTGTTAG GTGATGCCGGTTACGCCTTGACTCCTTATTTGTTCCTTACAGAAATGCCGACGAAGGTACCCTAG